ACCGACGGCCAGCGCGGCGACATTCTCAATCCGGCGATGGATAGGCCGGGTGTGCTGGAGAACATCAGAAACGTGCGCGAGGAGGAGATGGCGCAGGCCGCCGCCGCCCTCGGTGTCGAGCACGAGTGGCTGGGCTTCGAGGATTCGGGCCTGCCCCAGGGGGACCCTGTGCCGCCCTTGCCGGCGGGCTGTTTCGCGTTGGAGGATGATGATACGGTCTGCCGCGAGGTTGTTCGTGTGATCCGCGAGTTCCGTCCGCACGTCGTCATCACCTACGACGAAAACGGCGGCTACCCGCACCCGGACCACATCAAGGTCCACGTCGTCTCCATGCTCGCGTGGGACAGGGCCGGAGACGCCGACTATGCGCCGGAGCTCGGCGAGCCCTGGGCCCCGCAGAAGATCTACTATTCCCACGGATTCATCCTGCAGCGCATGGAACGCCTCCACGAGATGCTTCTCGAGCGTGGCGAGCGCAGCCCGTACGGCGTCATGATCAAGCGATGGCAAAGCAACGAGGCCGACATCATGAGCCGCGTGACCACGCAGATCGAGTGCAGCGACTACTTCGACCGCCGGGCCGCGGCGCTGACCGCCCACGCCACGCAGATCGACCCCGCCGGCGCCTTTTTGGCCAGCCCGGTGGAAGACCAGCAGAAGGCGTGGCCCACCGAGGAGTTCGAGCTGGCCCACAGCCGCGTTGCCACCACGCTGCCCGAAGACGACTTGTTCGCCGGCGTCGACGCCGGCGCTTCCAGGGAGAACTAGATGCCTATCGACGCCCTCACGAACGCCTCCGGGTGGATCATCGCCCAGGCACCACCGCAGACCCCCGTCGGCCCGGAGTTCGGTAAGGCTTCGCCGATTGGCCTGCTCCTTATCGTCAGCCTTCTGGTGGTCGTTTTGTTCATCGGTTTTTCTTTCCATCGCCGCTATTCGCGCTTCCACCGGCGCCGCCTGTTCGCGGAGGCCCGCGGCATTGATCCCTTCGACGAAGAGGCCGTGGACCGGGCGATGGCGGAGGCTGGGGTGCTCGATCAACGCCGCAAGTCTCGGTTCTAATCCCGTGTATTCGGGCCACCTGGCGGCAGGATAGGGTAGTAGGCGTGACAGCGCTGGCGAAGATTCTCTACCCTCTTTACGAGGCGCGGCTCAAACGCGAACTGCGCGGCAAGCCGCGCCCCAAACACATCGCCGTCATGGCCGACGGCAACCGGCGCTGGGCCCGCGAGTCGGGCTACACTGATATCTCCCACGGCCACCGGGCCGGTGCCGCCAAGATCGGCGAGCTTGTCCGCTGGTCGGCGGAGCAGGATGTCGACGTAGTCACCATCTACCTGCTGTCCACGGAGAACCTGCAGCGCACCACGGAGGAGGTCGAGCTCCTCTTCGACATCATCTCCGGCGTCGTCGACGACCTAGCCACTGAAAACTACACGTGCCGGATCAAGTTGGTCGGCCACCTCGACCTGCTGCCGGCCGAGGTCGCCGACAGGATGCGCAAATCCGCGGCTACGACGACGGAAAAGCCCGGCCTGAGCGTCAACATCGCCGTGGGTTACGGCGGGCGCCAGGAAATCGTCGACGCCGTCCGCTCGCTTATCGACGCCTCCGTCGCCGCCGGTGTTCCCCCCAGCGACCTGTCCAAGTCCGTCACCATCGAATCGGTCTCGCGCCACCTGTACACCTCGGGGCAACCGGACCCTGACCTAGTCATCCGCACCTCGGGGGAGCAGCGCCTGAGCGGGTTTCTCTTGTGGCAGGCCGCCTACTCGGAGATTTGGTTTACGGACACGTACTGGCCGGCGTTTCGTAAGATCGATTTCCTGCGCGCGCTGCGGGACTATTCGCAACGATCGCGACGCTTCGGCAAGTAGGAGCAGCCCCGACAGCCCCGCGCCGCGGAAGGAGCGGCGGTGAGCGCAGCGAGAAGCGGGCTGAGGTACACCGTGGCATACCGTAAGGGGGAGACGTGGGGGGAATAGAACGAGGCCAGGCGGGCGTCGTTAAAGCTTGCGCATGCGCACGTGCTCGACGGAGTGGTCGGGGCCCTTGCGCAGGACGAGTGAGGCGCGCACCCGCGTGGGGAGAATGTTTTCCACAAGGTTCGGCAGGTTGATGGACTGCCAGATCTCGCGCGCCTCTTTGGTCGCTTGCTCGTCGTCGAGGTCGGCGAAGCGGGCGAAGTGTGCGCCGGGTTGGCGGAAGGCGGTGGTGCGTAGTTTAAGGAAGCGGTCGATGTACCACTGCTCGATGTGAGAGGTCGCGGCGTCGACGTAAAGGGAGAAGTCGAAGAGGTCCGAGACCATGAGCGTCGGCCCCGTCTGTAGCACGTTGAGGCCCTCGAGAATGAGGATGTCAGGCTGGCGCACGACCTGGTATTCGCCCGGGATGATGTCGTAGGCATTATGGGAATAAACGGGCGCGAGCACCTCGTGGTTTCCGGACTTGACCTCGGTGACAAAGCGCATGAGCTGGCGCCTGTCGTAGGACTCCGGGAAGCCCTTGCGCCCCATCAGTTTGCGCTCGCTCAACACGGCGCTGGGGTAGAGGAAGCCGTCGGTGGTGACCAAGTCCACCCGCGGGTGGGATTCCCAGCGCTGCAGGAGCACTTGGAGCACGCGTGCGGTGGTGGACTTACCCACAGCCACAGAGCCTGCCAGCCCGATGACGTAGGGCACGTGGATGGGAGCCCCCACGAAGGTCTCCGTCGCCGCGGTGAGTTTCTGGCGGGCTAGGACCTGCAGGTGGATGAGGCGGGAGATCGGCAGATAGATCTCGGCCACCTCGTTGAGGTCGAGGTTTTCCCCGATGCCGCTGAGCTGGGCAACTTCGGCCTCGGTGAGGACCTGGGGCCAGGCGGCGCGCCGTTTGCGCCACGCTTCGCGCGGGAAATCGACGTACGGGCTGGATTCGGCAGCGCGGGACATGCACTCCATTGTGTCACCTCTAAGGATTTGCACGAAAAAGCGGGTGCCCGACCCGCAGGCGGTGAATATACTGCTTGGTACGCCCTTTTTAGGGCAGCCCCCTATTGAAGAATCCACCGAAAGGACCCGAGCACGTGTCTGACGACCTTCGCTATCAAGATCTGGCCTCATTCGACCCCGAAGTCTACGAGGCCATCCGCAACGAGCTGGGCCACCAGCGCGAGACGCTGGAGATGATCGCCTCCGAGAACTTCGTACCCCGTTCCGTGCTGCAGGCACAGGGCTCGGTGTTCACCAACAAGTACGCTGAGGGCTACCCGGGCCGCCGGTACTACGGCGGCTGCGAGTATGCAGACGTCGTCGAGGACCTGGCTCGCGACCGCGCCAAGGAGGTCTTCGGCGCGCAGTACGCCAACGTCCAGCCGCACTCGGGAGCTCAGGCAAACGCCGCCGTGCTCATGGCGCTGGCGGAGCCGGGCGATACCATCCTCGGCCTCGACCTGGCCCACGGCGGTCACCTGACCCACGGCATGAAGATCAACTTCTCCGGCAAGCTCTACAAAGTCGCCGCCTACCAGGTGGAAAAGGACACCCACACCATCGACATGGCGAAGCTGCGCGAGCAGGCCCGCGAGGTCAAGCCGAAGGTGATCATCGCCGGGTGGTCGGCCTACCCGCGCCAGCAGGACTTCGCAGAGTTCCGCTCCATCGCGGACGAGGTCGGCGCCTACCTGTGGGTCGACATGGCGCACTTCGCCGGCCTCGTGGCCGCGGGCCTGCACCCCTCCCCGGTGCCTCACGCGCACGTTGTCTCCTCCACCGTTCACAAGACCATCGGCGGACCGCGCTCCGGCTTCATCCTCACCAACGACCTCGAACTGCACAAGAAGCTCAACTCGACGGTGTTCCCGGGCCAGCAGGGCGGGCCGCTCATGCACGTCATCGCCGCGAAGGCCACCGCCTTCAAGATCGCCGGCACCCCGGAGTTCAAGGACCGCCAGCAGCGCACGCTCGACGGCGCGACCATCCTCGCCGAGCGCCTGACGCAGGAGGACGCCAAGGCGGCTGGCATCGACGTCGTCTCCGGCGGCACGGACGTCCACCTCGTTTTGGTGGACCTGCGCAACTCCGACATGGACGGCCAGCAGGCGGAGGACCTGCTCCACCGCGCGGGCATCACCGTCAACCGCAATGCGGTGCCCTTCGACCCGCGCCCGCCGAAGGTCACCTCCGGACTGCGCATCGGCACCTCGGCGCTGGCCACGCGAGGCTTTGAGGCGGAGGACTTCCGCGAGGTCTCCGAGATCATCGCGGAGGTGCTCATCAAGGGCGACGGCGCTGATGTCGAGGCGCTGCACGCGCGCGTCGACAAGCTCGCGGAGAAGTACCCCCTCTACCCGGACCTCGAGGACTGGAAGCTGCTCTAACCCTCTTCCTGGCCCTCATTAAGGCCCTCATCAAGCCCGCGCTCCTCGGCCAAGGTAGTGCGGGCTTTTCGCAGCCATGCGGGCTGATCCGCCAGAAGCGCCTTGATGTCCTCGGTAGTCAAGGGCTTGTCCATTCCGTTGGCCTTCAAGGCGGTGATGCTGATGCCAAGCTTGCGCGCCACCTCCGGCCGCGGGTGAGGCCCGTTCAGTCGCAGTTGCTTCAGCCACTCGGGAGGGTTGTTCTGCAGAGCGCGTAGCTCGGCGTGCGTTACGGCACCCTCCTGGAAGGTCTGCGGGGTGGCGGGGAGGTAGATTCCGAGCTTCTTCGCCGCGGTGGCGGGCTTCATTGCGGTGCCCGAAGGCTGGTTCTGCGTCATGGCCTTGACGGTAGCATTGACCCATGCTCAGGCTTTCCTTCGTCACAGGAACCGAACCCGGCAAATGGCTGCGCCGCTACGAGGCGTTCAGGCGCGAGGCGATCGAGGCGGCCGGGCGCGACGACCCGCTCGCGGAACTCGGGGAAGGCCGCTGCGACCTCGCGCTGGTCCGACTGCCAGACGAGCGCGTGAGCGAGCGGCACCACGTGGTCAAGCTGTACGAGGAGGCGCCGGGTGTTGCCGTGCCGAAGGAATCCGTCTACGCCGAGGTGGGGGGCGCCGTGCGTCGCGCGGACCTCGAGGGTGAGATCGTGACGTTTGAGTTCGCCGCCGGCGCGGAAATCGGCGAGCTTCGCGACGCCCTCCAGGTCGTCGCGGCGAACGTCGGCGTCGCCTTCGCGCCGCGTCCGCTGCTGAAGATTCTGGCGAAAAAACAGGTGGCCGCGCTCGAACTAATCGACGAAGCCGCGCCCGTCACGACTATCGCACTGGTGTGGCAAAAAGTAGCCGATTCCGACGCGATCCAGGACTTTGTCGGCGTGGCAAAGGGCCGAACCGTAAATTCTTCCCGCGGATCGAAAAACCAGGTTAAGGGCTATTCTGAACGCCGTTCGAGGGGGTCGCGGAGGGGGCGGCGATGACACGTCTGGAGATTTTTCCGTACAGTGGTTGGTACAGGTGATACCTACAACGAAAGGAACAGCTTTAAGATGATTGTTCGCAAGAAGATCGCTGCAAGCGTTGCCGCGCTCGCACTCGTGACGGGCCTTACCGCATGCGCGGACGAAGAGGAGCAGCCCGCCGAGGAGACCACGGCCCAGGAGACCACCGAGGAGGAGAACGCCGAGGAGGTCACCCCGGAGCCCGAGGAGCAGCAGGAGCAGGCTAACGAGAGCGGTGACACCGCCGAGGGCGTCACCGTCGAGGTGACCACCGCGGACGGCGCGACGGTACTGGTGCCGCAGGGCCTTGCGGACGCCATGGGCCAGTACGCGGAGCCGGACTGGGGCGAGCCGGTCGAGGTTGAGGAGACCGAGAACGGCTGGATCGTCTCCTATGACGAGGAGCGTTACGTCGCTTGGAACGAGAACACCGGTGGCGCTCCGACGTGGGGTGAGATTGCCAACAACTGGCTGACCAATGTCCGCGCGGACTCCTCCCTGGGCTTCCCGGTTGCGCCTGAGGAGGTTCACCCGGACCAGGAAGGCTGGGTCCAGGAGTTTGAGAACGGCCGCATCGAGTGGGTCCGTGGCGCTGACGGTGTCTTCACCGCCAACGTTATCGAGGAGTAAATAGCACTCGCACAAGCCCTGTTCTAGCCCCACGCACGGGGCCGGAGCAGGGCTTTACGCGTCTTCGTTGCGCTGCGGGATGGAAAAGTGAAAGATTGTCGACATGTCTCAGAACGGTTTTACGATCCGTCCCATCCGGCGCGATGATTATTCGCAGGTACGCGCCATCTACGAGATGGGCCTCAGCTCCGGCCATGCCACCTATGAAACGGAGGGGCCGACATGGGAGGAGTTCACGGCGAAGAAGATCATGGAGGCGGTGTTCGTCGCGGTTGACGACGACAACCCCGACAAGATCCTCGGCTGGGTCTCAGCCGCGCCGGCGTCGTCGCGCTCCGTCTTCCACGGCGTGGTGGAGGACTCGATCTATTCCCACCCGGACGCGCGGGGCCGCGGGGTGTCGGGAGCGCTGCTCGACCGGCTCATCGAAGCCTGCATCGACCTCGATAAGTGGTCCATCCACTCGTGGATTTTCCCCGAAAACGAAGGCTCCGCCGGCCTGCACACCTCCCGGGGGTTCGCGAAGGTGGGCACCTTCCACCACATGGCCAAGATGACCTACGGCGATATGGAAGGAGAGTGGCGCGACACCGACATCTA
This is a stretch of genomic DNA from Corynebacterium auris. It encodes these proteins:
- the coaA gene encoding type I pantothenate kinase; its protein translation is MSRAAESSPYVDFPREAWRKRRAAWPQVLTEAEVAQLSGIGENLDLNEVAEIYLPISRLIHLQVLARQKLTAATETFVGAPIHVPYVIGLAGSVAVGKSTTARVLQVLLQRWESHPRVDLVTTDGFLYPSAVLSERKLMGRKGFPESYDRRQLMRFVTEVKSGNHEVLAPVYSHNAYDIIPGEYQVVRQPDILILEGLNVLQTGPTLMVSDLFDFSLYVDAATSHIEQWYIDRFLKLRTTAFRQPGAHFARFADLDDEQATKEAREIWQSINLPNLVENILPTRVRASLVLRKGPDHSVEHVRMRKL
- a CDS encoding LGFP repeat-containing protein, translating into MIVRKKIAASVAALALVTGLTACADEEEQPAEETTAQETTEEENAEEVTPEPEEQQEQANESGDTAEGVTVEVTTADGATVLVPQGLADAMGQYAEPDWGEPVEVEETENGWIVSYDEERYVAWNENTGGAPTWGEIANNWLTNVRADSSLGFPVAPEEVHPDQEGWVQEFENGRIEWVRGADGVFTANVIEE
- the glyA gene encoding serine hydroxymethyltransferase, translating into MSDDLRYQDLASFDPEVYEAIRNELGHQRETLEMIASENFVPRSVLQAQGSVFTNKYAEGYPGRRYYGGCEYADVVEDLARDRAKEVFGAQYANVQPHSGAQANAAVLMALAEPGDTILGLDLAHGGHLTHGMKINFSGKLYKVAAYQVEKDTHTIDMAKLREQAREVKPKVIIAGWSAYPRQQDFAEFRSIADEVGAYLWVDMAHFAGLVAAGLHPSPVPHAHVVSSTVHKTIGGPRSGFILTNDLELHKKLNSTVFPGQQGGPLMHVIAAKATAFKIAGTPEFKDRQQRTLDGATILAERLTQEDAKAAGIDVVSGGTDVHLVLVDLRNSDMDGQQAEDLLHRAGITVNRNAVPFDPRPPKVTSGLRIGTSALATRGFEAEDFREVSEIIAEVLIKGDGADVEALHARVDKLAEKYPLYPDLEDWKLL
- the mca gene encoding mycothiol conjugate amidase Mca, with the protein product MSWVEGKPLRNREDTVSGRRLLAIHAHPDDESSKGAATMAKYAAEGDRVKVLTCTDGQRGDILNPAMDRPGVLENIRNVREEEMAQAAAALGVEHEWLGFEDSGLPQGDPVPPLPAGCFALEDDDTVCREVVRVIREFRPHVVITYDENGGYPHPDHIKVHVVSMLAWDRAGDADYAPELGEPWAPQKIYYSHGFILQRMERLHEMLLERGERSPYGVMIKRWQSNEADIMSRVTTQIECSDYFDRRAAALTAHATQIDPAGAFLASPVEDQQKAWPTEEFELAHSRVATTLPEDDLFAGVDAGASREN
- a CDS encoding DUF5997 family protein, translated to MTQNQPSGTAMKPATAAKKLGIYLPATPQTFQEGAVTHAELRALQNNPPEWLKQLRLNGPHPRPEVARKLGISITALKANGMDKPLTTEDIKALLADQPAWLRKARTTLAEERGLDEGLNEGQEEG
- a CDS encoding LysR family transcriptional regulator substrate-binding protein; the encoded protein is MLRLSFVTGTEPGKWLRRYEAFRREAIEAAGRDDPLAELGEGRCDLALVRLPDERVSERHHVVKLYEEAPGVAVPKESVYAEVGGAVRRADLEGEIVTFEFAAGAEIGELRDALQVVAANVGVAFAPRPLLKILAKKQVAALELIDEAAPVTTIALVWQKVADSDAIQDFVGVAKGRTVNSSRGSKNQVKGYSERRSRGSRRGRR
- a CDS encoding GNAT family N-acetyltransferase translates to MSQNGFTIRPIRRDDYSQVRAIYEMGLSSGHATYETEGPTWEEFTAKKIMEAVFVAVDDDNPDKILGWVSAAPASSRSVFHGVVEDSIYSHPDARGRGVSGALLDRLIEACIDLDKWSIHSWIFPENEGSAGLHTSRGFAKVGTFHHMAKMTYGDMEGEWRDTDIYELLLPKPGEKRR
- a CDS encoding isoprenyl transferase is translated as MTALAKILYPLYEARLKRELRGKPRPKHIAVMADGNRRWARESGYTDISHGHRAGAAKIGELVRWSAEQDVDVVTIYLLSTENLQRTTEEVELLFDIISGVVDDLATENYTCRIKLVGHLDLLPAEVADRMRKSAATTTEKPGLSVNIAVGYGGRQEIVDAVRSLIDASVAAGVPPSDLSKSVTIESVSRHLYTSGQPDPDLVIRTSGEQRLSGFLLWQAAYSEIWFTDTYWPAFRKIDFLRALRDYSQRSRRFGK